From the Lathyrus oleraceus cultivar Zhongwan6 chromosome 4, CAAS_Psat_ZW6_1.0, whole genome shotgun sequence genome, one window contains:
- the LOC127076161 gene encoding soluble inorganic pyrophosphatase 1, with protein MSEENGEEVQKTRPTPRLNERILSSMSKRSVAAHPWHDLEIGPGAPHIFNCVVEITKGSKVKYELDKKTGLIKVDRILYSSVVYPHNYGFIPRTLCEDNDPLDVLVLMQEPVIPGCFLRARAIGLMPMIDQGEKDDKIIAVCADDPEYKHYTDYKELQPHRLMEIRRFFEDYKKNENKEVAVNEFLPPSTAVEAIQHSMDLYAEYIMHTLRR; from the exons ATGAGTGAAGAGAATGGTGAAGAAGTTCAAAAAACCCGCCCAACTCCGCGTTTGAATGAAAGGATTCTTTCATCTATGTCAAAGAGATCAGTTGCTGCACATCCTTGGCATGATCTTGAAATTG GACCTGGAGCACCACATATTTTCAATTGT GTTGTAGAGATCACTAAGGGAAGTAAGGTCAAATATGAACTTGACAAAAAAACTGGATTAATTAAG GTCGACCGGATTCTGTATTCGTCCGTTGTTTATCCTCATAACTACGGTTTCATCCCTCGAACTCTTTGCGAAGACAACGATCCCCTCGATGTCTTGGTTCTCATGCAG GAGCCTGTTATTCCCGGTTGTTTCCTGCGAGCTAGGGCCATCGGACTAATGCCAATGATCGATCAGGGAGAAAAGGATGACAAAATCATCGCGGTATGCGCCGATGATCCCGAGTATAAGCACTATACTGACTACAAAGAACTTCAACCTCATCGTCTAATGGAGATTCGTCGCTTCTTCGAAGACT ATAAGAAGAATGAGAACAAGGAGGTAGCAGTTAATGAGTTTTTGCCACCATCTACTGCTGTTGAAGCCATCCAACACTCAAT GGATCTCTATGCTGAGTATATTATGCATACATTGAGGAGATAG